TGGAACGGCGGCATGGCCTTCCACGGCGGCCTCGTCGGCGTGCTGATCGCGATGTGGCTCTTCGTGCGAAAGCATCCCGGGTTGAAGTACACGGTGCTCGGCGACGAGGTCGTGATGATGCTGCCGGTGGGCATCACGCTCGTGCGAATCGTGAACTTCATCAACGACGAGCTCTGGGGCGACGTCTGCAATCCCGATCGGCCGTGGTGCCTGCGGTTTCCAAACGCGCCCGATCAGGGCACGCTCTACCGCCATCCCTCGCAGATCTACGAGGCGATCCTCGATATTCTCACGCTGCCGATTCTGCTGATCGTCTACCGGCTCAAGCCGAAGGACGGCGTCGTCGCGTGGACGTGGTTCACGCTCTACGGCATCACGCGATCGCTCGCGGAGCTCTGGAGGCAGGCCGACTTTAGCCTCTTCGGCATCACCGGCGGGCAGCTCTACGCACTGCCGATGATCCTCGTCGGCATCGCGGGCATCGTCTTCTGCGCCACGCGCGGCACCCGCACCGAGGCCCGCACGGCCTCGGCGCGTCCGTGACCGAGGTCGAGGAGCGTTACCGGAGGCTGCGGCGCGCGATCGACGACGAGCTTCTTCGCTGCGGCCGCCGGGCGGCCGGCGTGACCCTCGTCGGCATCGCGAAGGGGCAGGCGCCCGAAACAATCGCGCGCGCGATCGGCGCCGGCCTCGCCGACGTCGGCGAGAACTATCTCCAGGAGGCGCGCGCCGCGTTCGCGTCGCTGCCGCCGGTTCGCAAGCACTTCGTCGGCCACGTGCAGACGAACAAAGCGAAGGCGATCGCCGGGCTCTTCGACGTCGTGCAGAGCGTGGATCGCCCCGAAGCCGGCGTCGCGCTCGGAAAGGCGGCGCGGGAGACCGGCAAAGAGCTGCCGGTGCTGCTGCAGCTCAACGTCTCCCCGGTCGAGCGCTTCGGTTGCCCGCCCGCGGACGCGCAGAGGCTCGCCGAGACGCTCCGGGAGCAGCCCGGCTTGCGCCTCGACGGCGTCATGGCGATCGGGCCGGTGACGAGCGACCGCGACGTAATTCTTCGCGCGTTCGAGCTGGCCGCCAAGACGTTTGACCGCATAGGTGGAAGTACGCTCTCGATCGGCATGTCGGGAGATTGGCGTGAGGCTCTGCAGGCGGGTTCGACGATGTTGCGCATCGGCGAAGCGCTCTTCGGTCCGCGGCCGGCGAAGGAGGTTCGGGGGTGAGCGTGTTCAGCAAGATAGGATCGTTCTTTTCGATCCGCGACGACGAAGACGAATTCTACGACGACGAGGTGCAGAACTCGCGCGTCGTGCCGCTCTCGAGCGCGGGGCGCCGCGGCGGAGTGCAAGTGAGCGTCTACTCTCCGCGCAGCTACCAGGACGTCGTCGAGATCGCCGACTCGCTGCGCAACCGGCAAGTGGTGATCGTCAATTTACAGAACGCCGATCGTACGCTCTTGCAGCGCGTCGTAGATTTCACGTCGGGCGTCGCCTACACGATCGACGGCAAGATTCAGAAGCTCGCCGAGTCGATCTACCTCGTCGTTCCCGCCGGCGTCAGCGTCAACGCGGCGGGCCTGCGCGATTCGATCATCGCGGACGGCACCTTTGATTTCCTGACCAACCGAACGTAGGACTCGAGCAATGGAAAAGATTACCCCCGTCGACATCCAGCACAAGACCTTCAAAAAGGCGCTGCAGGGCTACGACCGCGCCGACGTCGATGCATTCCTCGACGAGATCATCGAGACGCTCGAAGACGAGGCGCAGCAGCGCGCGGCGCTCGAGGCGGAGATCGCGGATCTCAAAGAGCGCGTGAGTCACTTCAAAGCGATGGAAGAGTCGCTGCAAAACACGCTCGTACTCGCGCAGCGCACGGCCGACGAGGTAAAGGCTTCTGCCCACAAAGAGGCCGATTTGATTCGCGAGCAGGCGAAAATGGCCGGCGAGCGCGAGATCGCCGGCTACAACGAGGCGATCGCCGACGTGCGCCGCGAGCATCAGCGTTCGCTCGAGGCTTCGGAGAAGACGCGCAGCGAGCTGCGCAGCCTTTTGATGACGCACCTCGCGCTGCTCGAGCGCGGCGCGGAACAGGCTGCGGGCAACGGCGAGACGCCGAGCGCGCCGAAGGCAAAGAGCGAGGCTCCGAAGGATAAGGAGCCGCCGAAAAAAGAGCCGCCCAAAGACGACACGACCCGCATCACGGTCTACTAACGTCGCCGCCTAGCTTCGGATGACAGGGCCGCGCATCGCCGTCCTCGCGGGGGACGGCATCGGTCCCGAGGTCACGCATGCCGCCGTCCGCGTGCTGCGCCGCGTGCGTCCCGACGTTGCGTGCGACGAAGGCTTTGCCGGCGGCGCCGCGCTCGAGCGCGGCCTGCCCGCGCTTCCGCCCGAGACGCGCGCGATCTGCGACGCGAGCGACGCGATTCTCTTCGGCAGCGTCGGGCTTCCCGCATACGAAGGGAAACCGCTCGAGCAGCGCCCGGAGTACGCGCTCTTTCTCTTGCGCCGCGATTACGAGCTCTATGCGAATCTTCGGCCGGTGCGCGTCTTTCCCGGACTCGAGAACGCGTCGCCGTTGCGCGCGGAGATCGTGCGCGGGCTCGATCTGCTCGTCGTGCGCGAGCTAACCGGCGGCATCTACTACGGGCGTCCGAAGGAGCAGCGAAAGATCAACGGCGTCGACGAGGCGGTAGATACGATGATCTACCGCGCGCCGGAGATCGAGCGGATCGCCCGGATCGCGTTCGAACTCGCGCGGACGCGGCGAAAGCGCCTGACCTCGGTGGACAAGCAGAACATCCTCGAGACGTCGCGCCTCTGGCGCAGAATCGTGAACGAGATCGCGCGCGATTATCCCGACGTTGCCGTCGAGCACCTGCTCGTCGACACGGCCGCGATGCAGCTCGTGCAGCGGCCGGGCGAGTTCGACGTGATCGTCACCGAGAACATGTTCGGCGACATCCTCTCCGACGAAGCGGCGATCCTCACCGGCTCGATCGGCACGCTGCCGAGCGCGAGCCTCGGCGCAAAGGGAACGCCGGGACGGCAGTTCGGCCTCTACGAGCCGATCGGCGGAACCGCGCCGGACCTCGCGGGCCGCGACGCCGCGAATCCGACGGCCGCGATCCTCTCCGCCGCGATGCTCTTGCGCCACTCGCTCGACGACGCCGCCGGCGCGGCCCGGATCGAACGCGCGGTCGAGCGCGCGTATGCCGACGGCGCGCGCACGGCGGAACTCGCGCGACCCGGCGAGACCCCGCTGACGACGCGCGCCTTCACCGAGGCGATCGAAGCGCGGCTCTAGACCGCCGGCCGCCGCACGCCGTCAATCGCGCGGCAACGTTCCGGCCACGCGCCGCGGCTACGCTCGTCGCGTGGACGGCATTGCATGGGCCGCGAGCGCGATGGTCGCGGCTCGAACGAGGCTCGAGATCGCGACCGAGAATCTCGCGAACGTCTCCTCGACCGGCTTCCGGCCCGTCACGGCGCGCGGTTCTCTCACCGCGCGCGGCGTCGCGATCGAACGCGAAGCGTCGCGCACCGGCGCCGGCGTCGACGCGATCGCGCAAATGATCGACGTGCTCGCCGCCGAGCGCTCGTTCGAGAGCGCGCAGAAGACCGTGACCGCGATC
This Candidatus Binatia bacterium DNA region includes the following protein-coding sequences:
- the lgt gene encoding prolipoprotein diacylglyceryl transferase, which gives rise to MQHWFTYPTNIDPVAIHLGPLRVHWYGIAYLVAFLCVYLWMSRPAGQRRLGLTREQIQDFLFYALVGVLVGGRTFFVINDIISKHDASFYFSNPINFIAVWNGGMAFHGGLVGVLIAMWLFVRKHPGLKYTVLGDEVVMMLPVGITLVRIVNFINDELWGDVCNPDRPWCLRFPNAPDQGTLYRHPSQIYEAILDILTLPILLIVYRLKPKDGVVAWTWFTLYGITRSLAELWRQADFSLFGITGGQLYALPMILVGIAGIVFCATRGTRTEARTASARP
- a CDS encoding YggS family pyridoxal phosphate-dependent enzyme — protein: MTEVEERYRRLRRAIDDELLRCGRRAAGVTLVGIAKGQAPETIARAIGAGLADVGENYLQEARAAFASLPPVRKHFVGHVQTNKAKAIAGLFDVVQSVDRPEAGVALGKAARETGKELPVLLQLNVSPVERFGCPPADAQRLAETLREQPGLRLDGVMAIGPVTSDRDVILRAFELAAKTFDRIGGSTLSIGMSGDWREALQAGSTMLRIGEALFGPRPAKEVRG
- the sepF gene encoding cell division protein SepF, which encodes MSVFSKIGSFFSIRDDEDEFYDDEVQNSRVVPLSSAGRRGGVQVSVYSPRSYQDVVEIADSLRNRQVVIVNLQNADRTLLQRVVDFTSGVAYTIDGKIQKLAESIYLVVPAGVSVNAAGLRDSIIADGTFDFLTNRT
- a CDS encoding DivIVA domain-containing protein; amino-acid sequence: MEKITPVDIQHKTFKKALQGYDRADVDAFLDEIIETLEDEAQQRAALEAEIADLKERVSHFKAMEESLQNTLVLAQRTADEVKASAHKEADLIREQAKMAGEREIAGYNEAIADVRREHQRSLEASEKTRSELRSLLMTHLALLERGAEQAAGNGETPSAPKAKSEAPKDKEPPKKEPPKDDTTRITVY
- the leuB gene encoding 3-isopropylmalate dehydrogenase, translated to MTGPRIAVLAGDGIGPEVTHAAVRVLRRVRPDVACDEGFAGGAALERGLPALPPETRAICDASDAILFGSVGLPAYEGKPLEQRPEYALFLLRRDYELYANLRPVRVFPGLENASPLRAEIVRGLDLLVVRELTGGIYYGRPKEQRKINGVDEAVDTMIYRAPEIERIARIAFELARTRRKRLTSVDKQNILETSRLWRRIVNEIARDYPDVAVEHLLVDTAAMQLVQRPGEFDVIVTENMFGDILSDEAAILTGSIGTLPSASLGAKGTPGRQFGLYEPIGGTAPDLAGRDAANPTAAILSAAMLLRHSLDDAAGAARIERAVERAYADGARTAELARPGETPLTTRAFTEAIEARL
- a CDS encoding flagellar basal body rod C-terminal domain-containing protein codes for the protein MDGIAWAASAMVAARTRLEIATENLANVSSTGFRPVTARGSLTARGVAIEREASRTGAGVDAIAQMIDVLAAERSFESAQKTVTAIDQARQKAAQAAHLT